CCTCTCAATGGATTAACGGAGGCTGGAGCGATGGCGGATGGACTAGCGGGACCCGCACAGGTTTTGCACCGTGGCCGCACGCCGCGCGCGTCCCTACCGCAGACCGGCAAACGTCGCCGGGAACCGGGCCAGACCGCTAACGCTGCGGGCCGCTGCGGCGGTGCGTTGCTGGACGTGCTGATCGGACATCGCCCGTCGCTGGTGACGCTCGCTGCCTCGTTCGTCGGTTGCGGCAGCCGCGCCGAAGATGTGGTGCACGACGTGTTCGTCAAGCTCGTGGCTTTTCCAAACCAGGATGCAATTCGTCAACCAGTGGCATATGTCACGCGGATGGTGCGCAATGCCGCGATGGATGCGTGCGATCGTCAGATGCTCGAAAGCGCCTGGCAGGCTGACGCAGAGGACGGCCTCGATATCGCTTCGTCTGACCCGGGTCCCGAAGCGGCGCTAGCGACTCGCGATGCGCTGCGCCACGCGTTCGATGCGTTGGCCCAGTTGCCTGAGCGCACGCGTGCTGCCTTCGAGTTCGTGCGCCTGCGCGAAGAGACGTTGCAGGACACGGCTCGCGCGCTGAATGTGTCGCAAACGCTGGTTCACTTCATGGTTCGCGACGCGGCGAAGCATTGCGCCGATTGCGTCCGTCCCGGTACTGGTCAGAAAAACCCGGCTGGCCGCTGGCGGGGATAAGCGCGCCGATCCAGACCGATATTCATACATACGGGCTACCTGTTTACCCTGGAGGCAACTTGTCCGGCAGTGCTCGAGTTGCCGCCGCAACTGCGTTCAAACGCTCGCCGGTTCTGGCAAAGCGCATATTTCACCGAGATCGCGCACGCCGGTCATCAGCCGCGGCTTATCTCAAAAGCCATTTCCCACATATTGATATTTTGCGCTGGCCCGAATTAAGATGACTTCCCTCGATACGCGACGCGTGTCGATCCGGCGAGGAGTCGCATTTGCGGTAATCCGTTCAATGAGTCAGGTTTCGGGACGCGACGGCTGACCGTCAGAATCCCGTCAAGGCAGCCCCTAAAAGCTTGGGAGACAAAGATGCTGAGCCCTCATGAATTCGCAACGCTGATGCTGGTCAAGGACGCCACGGCGCAACTGGAGGTTGATCGGGCAGATCTCGACGTTCTGCTCGCGCGCCAACTCGTCAGTCTCGAACACGCGGGCTCCGGCGAGGCATTGCCGCGTTTGACCCGTGAGGGTTACTCGTTCCTGAAAGCGGCTGGCCGCATTCACTGATATCGACCCGGAGCGCGGGAAGCCGCGTCACCGTCTGTACGATCCCGAGGAGGCTTCCAGATAACGGTAATTTGAGCGGACGTGCTGGTATAGAACCTGAGAGAGCGGTAACTTAGTTTGTTATGCTTATTTAAAAATACGAGTCGCCTTAAGGAGCTTCAAGATGAATGAGTTGTTTCCGGAGCAGTTTGCCGCGGCTCAAAAGGCCAGCCTCGAAACGTTTTACGGTCTGGCAAACCTGTCCTTCGAGAGCTTCCAGAAGCTGACCGTGTTGAATCTGCAGGCGGCCAGATCGGCCCTTGCCGACACGCATAAACTGCTGTCCGCCGCTGACCCGCAGGCGTTTTTCGCGCAGCAGGCCAGTCCCGGCGGTGGGTTTGCCGAACGAATCCAGGCTTGGCAGTATCGCGTGTATGAGATTGCAGTGGGCACCCAGACGGGATTCGCAGCGATTGCAGCGGCGCAGTACGAAGCGCACAATCGCCGGGTGCAGGCGCTCTTCGAAGATATGTCGAAGCAGGCGCCGGCGGGTTCCGAAGCGGCTGTCGCTGCGCTGAAAAAGCTGATCGATTCGAGCGGCGCGTTTTACGACAGCGTCAACAAGTCGGCTCGGCAAGCTGTCAACATGGCCGAAGGCGGCTTCGAAGCGGTGCTGCCGCGCACATCGAACGCATCGGGCGCAACAACCGGGTGAGTGGCCGGGAAGGCTGAACACGCGGTGACCGGATCAGCATCCTCTCACGCGAGGCAGCCGCAATGACAAGCCAGATCGCATTGGTGACGGGTGGAATGGGTGGTATCGGTGAAGCCATCGCCGTCAAGCTGCATGACGCAGGTTATACGACGGTGGTGACGTACTCACCCGCTAACACCGGTGCGCAAGCCTGGCTAGCGCGGATGGAAGCGGCCGGGCGCCGCTTTCCGGCTTACGAAGTAGATGTTGCGGACTACGATGCATGTCAGCGAGGTGCCCAAAAGCTTCAAGCGGAAGTGGGCAATGTCGATGTTCTCGTCAATAACGCCGGCATCACGCGCGACGCCAGCTTCAAGAAGCTCGACAAGGTCAACTGGGACGCAGTTCTGCGCACCAACCTCGATTCGCTTTTCAACATGACGAAACCGGTTTGCGACGGCATGGTGGAGCGAGGTTGGGGGCGCATCGTCAATATCTCGTCCATTATCGGCTCCAAGGGTGGTTTCGGTCAGACGAACTATGCCGCCGCAAAAGCAGGCATGCATGGCTTTACCAAATCTCTGGCACTCGAAGTGGCGAAAAAGGGTGTCACGGTCAATACCGTGTCGCCTGGATTCATCGCCACCAGAATGGTCATGGCGGTGCCGCAAGAAGTGCTCGACACCAGGATCATTCCGCAGATCCCGGTGGGACGGCTTGGGCAGCCCGAGGAGGTGGCGGCGCTCGTACTCTATCTATGCTCGCGGGAGGCGGCCTTCGTCACCGGCGCCAACATCGCCATCAATGGTGGACAGCACCTGCAGTAGCGGGCTCGCCAATCTCCACCAGCACGCCTAAGCATCCGAACAGGCGTGCATCCCACACTTTGCACTTTCCCCCGTAAAACATGGCTGATTATTTCGGCACGGTCATTTTCTTGTAGAACAATCTATATTGTTGCAATGGCAAGCGGCAGGTCGTCGGAACGCAGCCCGTCCACAACCCGGCACAGCATGGCAGCGCATTGCGCCGGGATTCAATCGTCAGGTACAGCAACAGGGGAAGACATGTCGACCTCACCGCTTATCGATGGTAGCGCCCCGCATGGCACCGGCGGGCAGGCGGCACAGACCGACGCGCGTTTGTACAATCATGACCTCGCACCGGTTCCGCTCAACAAACGCACGTGGACCGGCTATTGCATCTTTGCCATGTGGATGTCGGATGTCCACAGCGTCGGCGGTTACACGTTCGCGGCAAGCCTGTTTCTTCTCGGCATATCCGGCTGGCAGGTATTGATTGCTCTCACCATCGGCATTCTGGTCGTGTATGTGCTGATGAACCTGGTCGGCAAACCCAGTTATGTGCATGGCATTCCGTTTCCGGTCATGGCCCGCGTCAGCATGGGCGTCATGGGTGCGAACCTCGCGGCGGTCATCCGCGGTGTGGTGGGCATTGTCTGGTACGGCGTGCAAACCTACTTTGCGTCGAAAGCGGTGGCGACGCTCGTCATTCTGTTTTTTCCAGCGGCTGCGGCGCTGCACGACTTCAGCTTCCTGCGCCTCGACGGACTTGGCTGGGTCAGCTTCCTGTTCATGTGGGTGTTCCAGCTGATCATCTTCCAGCGCGGCATGGAGGCGATCCGCAAGTTCATCGATTTCTGCGGCCCAGCAGTATATGTGGTGATGTTCGCGCTGATGGCGTGGATTCTTTCGCAAGCGGGGCTGGGCAGCCTGAGTCTCACGCTCGGCGGCAAGGTACTGTCCGGCAGCGAGCAGTTTGCCAGCATGGGTAATGCCACACTGCTGGTGGTGAGTTACTTCGCTGCGCTGTTGCTCAACTTCGGCGACTTCTCGCGCTTTGCCAAGAGCGAGCGTCAGATGAAGGTAGGTAATTTTCTCGGCCTGCCGGTCAATTTCATCGTATTCGCCATCATCACAGTGATCGTGACCTCCGGCAGCGCGACCGTGTTCGGCTCAATGATCATGGACCCGGTTGCAATCGTCGCTCACATCCAGAATAAGGTGGCCGTGGTGATCGGCAGCCTGACGTTTATCGTGGCGACAATGGGCATCAACATCGTTGCCAATTTTGTCTCTCCTGCCTACGACATCGCGAATCTTTTTCCCAGGCATATCGACTTCAAGAAGGGCGGCCTCGTGGCCTCGATTCTTGCGGTTCTCGTGTGTCCGTGGATTTTTGTTGACAGTCCCAAGGCGATTACGATTTTCGTCAGCGTGTTTGGCTCAGTGCTGGCGCCGCTATATGGTGTGATGATGGCCGACTTCTACCTCATCAAGAAGCAGCAGATCGAAACGGCCGAGCTTTACAGCATGGCGCCGGCCGGACGCTTCTATTACGACGGCGGCTGGAACAAGGTGGGCATTGCTGCGCTGGTCATTTCCGGCATCATCTCGGTGGGCTGGGAACTCTGCACGCAACTGCTGCACGTGTTGCCCGCCAATAACTTCGGGTGGCTGATCGGTGCAGCGGTGGGTGCAGTGCTTTATGTGGTGATGATGCGGGCGGCGCGGCGCAACTAGCGTGTGGTGTTGCGAAGAGGGTTCGCGTTCATTTATGTAGCCGCGCACGCAGGTCGACGGCTGTCGCCGCGCTGATCGGTCTCGCCGCGTCGTCGAGATGGACCGCAACCTTGCGGTAGACGTCGCGGCAAAACTGCATGCCGGCGGTAGCTTCCGGCATTGCTTCCTGAACAGGTTCGATTTTCTCCGGATTGGTGAGCGCCGCGTCTACTGCCATCTCGTCGGTGGGGTCCGCCTTCATGATGCCGATGCCCTGAATGGTCACAGACAGGCAGGGGTCCGGCATCTGCTTGCCGTGTGTGGCAACGACGTTGAAGTTGATGTTAAGGCGCCAGAATCCATCGTGAATGTTCTGATGAATGATCACGGCCTTCACCAGTTCCTGATGCGACAACAAATACTCGCTGTTTGCCATGAATGTGCTCCTCGAACGCAATCGTCTTTCGAGTGCCGCACAGCGTAGGACGCTGCATCAGCCCGACATGACATCACATGCCGGATCACATTGTACGAGGCTGAAAATCACAATCAAGACGCGCGCACCAGTCATGCAGCGCGATACGACCTGGACCTGTTTAACAGGCTGGCCGGTGCTGCTTGCGGGTGGTTAACTTTATTTTCGCAGAGGTGAGGTAGCCGCACCCTTGCGGGTAGCCACATGCACCTCTGCCTGAGACGGTGATGTCAGTGAAAGATCAGATAAAGGATGACGAGGACGATTACCGGTACGCCAAGTAGCCAGCCGAGTAAGTAGGGCATGATAGTTCTCCTCCGGTAGATGGTTGTGGTACGAGAACTACCCAGCATTGGGCGTGCCTGGGCCGCGGTTGCGTCGGTTTATATTGTCCCGGGTGGTGGTTGCAGGGCCGTCGTCATTCCGACGCTGGTCGCAGCGGTGCGAAGGGCAACTCGCTGTTCATCGCCTCTTGATACGCCGCGTTCAGTCGCGCCATGTCCTGCTCGCGATCGCTTGCCTGCACATTGCTCAATCCGGGCAACTCCAGCGTGACAGGGCGGCACAACGGATAGTCGCGCACCCGCAGTTCAGGTGCGACCGTCGTGAAGAACGCCGTCGTGGGCACGTCGAATCCGGCTGCAATGTGCGCGGCCGCGGTGTCTGCAGTCAGCACGTAACGCGCGTGTCTGACCCACGTAAGAAAGTCTGCAGTGCCTGGAGATGCTGCTGTCACATCCACATACTGCGGATGATCGACAGGTCCAAAGCCAATCACGGGAAAGCCGAACTGCTCGAACAAGCGGCTCACGAGTGCGCTACGCACCGGTGTCGCAATGCTGCGGATCGGCGTGCTGGCCGTTGGACAGAACAGCACATATGGACGGTTGCGCCACGCCTCGGGCAATGAAGGCAGCTCCAGTGTCTGGAGCCAGCGGTTGGCCTTGTTCGCTGACGGCACGCTCGAGGGCGGCACACCGAGCGCATCGAGGAAAAAATCGATCATCGGCAACGACATAAAGCGAGGCCAGAAGAGCTGGTTGCCGAGGTCGACACGCACTTCTTCGCGTGGGATATCCGCAAGCGGCCAAGGCAAGCTGCGAGTGCTCGCAACGTGGCCTTCGGCAAGCGCATAGAGTTGTTCGACGTAAGCTGGCGCCAGTTCCGGTCGGTACACGACGAAGCGCACGTGCGGGTAGATCTGCCGGATCGCTGCCAGCGCGGTCAAGCCGATAATCGAATCGCCGAGCGTCACGCCCATGCCGTTGATCACATGAGCAACAGCGATTTGCGAGTAATCGACTTCGAATGGCTGGGCGGCTGCGTTGAGGATGCCGGCCTGGCTCGCAAGCGCAACGTGCTCGCCGATCTCGGCGTCGCGCTGCTCGAGATCGTACGGCGCGACGATGCGGCCTTTGGTATCAAGCAGAGAGCCCGGGTAGGCGAGTGCTTCGTCTGCACGTAGGCTTTGCAATTCGATTATTCCGTGGGTTACGCCGAGGCGTTGAGACCGCGTATTTTACGGGGCTTTTCCGCCGGACACCGTGAGACTCGCACGCAACTCCTTGCGAATTACCTTGCCGGTTGCGGTCATCGGCAAAGCTTCCACAAAGCGTATCTCGCGTGGATATTCATGCGCGGCAAGGCGCGTCTTGACGTGCTGCTGTATGTCGCGCACCAGATCGTCGCCCGGCACAAAGCCCGCATTCAGCACCACGAATGCCAGCACGATCTCCGTGCGTTGCGCATCTGGCG
The sequence above is drawn from the Paraburkholderia phenazinium genome and encodes:
- a CDS encoding RNA polymerase factor sigma-70; protein product: MADGLAGPAQVLHRGRTPRASLPQTGKRRREPGQTANAAGRCGGALLDVLIGHRPSLVTLAASFVGCGSRAEDVVHDVFVKLVAFPNQDAIRQPVAYVTRMVRNAAMDACDRQMLESAWQADAEDGLDIASSDPGPEAALATRDALRHAFDALAQLPERTRAAFEFVRLREETLQDTARALNVSQTLVHFMVRDAAKHCADCVRPGTGQKNPAGRWRG
- the phaP gene encoding phasin family protein (Members of this family are phasins (small proteins associated with inclusions such as PHA granules). Note that several different families of phasins have been named PhaP despite very little sequence similarity to each other.), with translation MNELFPEQFAAAQKASLETFYGLANLSFESFQKLTVLNLQAARSALADTHKLLSAADPQAFFAQQASPGGGFAERIQAWQYRVYEIAVGTQTGFAAIAAAQYEAHNRRVQALFEDMSKQAPAGSEAAVAALKKLIDSSGAFYDSVNKSARQAVNMAEGGFEAVLPRTSNASGATTG
- the phbB gene encoding acetoacetyl-CoA reductase, which produces MTSQIALVTGGMGGIGEAIAVKLHDAGYTTVVTYSPANTGAQAWLARMEAAGRRFPAYEVDVADYDACQRGAQKLQAEVGNVDVLVNNAGITRDASFKKLDKVNWDAVLRTNLDSLFNMTKPVCDGMVERGWGRIVNISSIIGSKGGFGQTNYAAAKAGMHGFTKSLALEVAKKGVTVNTVSPGFIATRMVMAVPQEVLDTRIIPQIPVGRLGQPEEVAALVLYLCSREAAFVTGANIAINGGQHLQ
- a CDS encoding NCS1 family nucleobase:cation symporter-1, yielding MSTSPLIDGSAPHGTGGQAAQTDARLYNHDLAPVPLNKRTWTGYCIFAMWMSDVHSVGGYTFAASLFLLGISGWQVLIALTIGILVVYVLMNLVGKPSYVHGIPFPVMARVSMGVMGANLAAVIRGVVGIVWYGVQTYFASKAVATLVILFFPAAAALHDFSFLRLDGLGWVSFLFMWVFQLIIFQRGMEAIRKFIDFCGPAVYVVMFALMAWILSQAGLGSLSLTLGGKVLSGSEQFASMGNATLLVVSYFAALLLNFGDFSRFAKSERQMKVGNFLGLPVNFIVFAIITVIVTSGSATVFGSMIMDPVAIVAHIQNKVAVVIGSLTFIVATMGINIVANFVSPAYDIANLFPRHIDFKKGGLVASILAVLVCPWIFVDSPKAITIFVSVFGSVLAPLYGVMMADFYLIKKQQIETAELYSMAPAGRFYYDGGWNKVGIAALVISGIISVGWELCTQLLHVLPANNFGWLIGAAVGAVLYVVMMRAARRN
- a CDS encoding ADP-heptose--LPS heptosyltransferase, with product MQSLRADEALAYPGSLLDTKGRIVAPYDLEQRDAEIGEHVALASQAGILNAAAQPFEVDYSQIAVAHVINGMGVTLGDSIIGLTALAAIRQIYPHVRFVVYRPELAPAYVEQLYALAEGHVASTRSLPWPLADIPREEVRVDLGNQLFWPRFMSLPMIDFFLDALGVPPSSVPSANKANRWLQTLELPSLPEAWRNRPYVLFCPTASTPIRSIATPVRSALVSRLFEQFGFPVIGFGPVDHPQYVDVTAASPGTADFLTWVRHARYVLTADTAAAHIAAGFDVPTTAFFTTVAPELRVRDYPLCRPVTLELPGLSNVQASDREQDMARLNAAYQEAMNSELPFAPLRPASE